The Polyangium spumosum region GAACCGCGCGGCCGTCAAGGTGCTGCACCCGGACCTCGCCGCCGAGCCCGCGATCAAGGCCCGGTTCCACCACGAGGGCTACGCCGCCAACGCCGTCGGCCACCCCGGCGTCGTGCGCATCCTCGACGACGACGAGACCGACGACGGGCTCGCCTTCCTCGTCATGGAGCTGCTCGAAGGCGAGACCTACGACCGCATCGCCCAGCGCTGCGGCGGCAGGCTGCCCACGCCCGAGGTGCTCACGCTCGCGCACGCCGTGCTCGACGTGCTCGTCGCCGCCCACGAGAAGCGCATCCTCCACCGCGACCTCAAGCCCGAGAACATCTTCCTCACGCAGAGCGGCACCATCAAGGTCCTCGATTTCGGCCTCGCCCGCGTGCTCGAGGCGGCCGTCCAGCAAGGCCGCATCGCCACGAGCTTCGGCACGACCATGGGCACGCCCGGCTTCATGCCCCCCGAGCAGGCGCGCGGCGACTGGGCCGAGGTCGACGCGACGAGCGACCTCTGGGCCGTCGGCGCGACCCTCTACACGCTCCTCTCGGGCCACCTCGTGCACGAGGCGCAAAACATCACCGGCAGCCTGATCCTCGCCGCCACCAAGCCCGTCGGCTCGCTCGCGCTCGTCGCGCCCGGCCTGCCGAAGGCCGTGGTCGACATCGTCGACCGCGCCCTCCAGTTCGAGAAGGCGAACCGCTTCCCCGACGCCGCCTCGATGCGCGCCGCCGTCGTCGACGCGATGCAGCCGACGACCCGCATCTCGCCCGGCATCCACGTCGAAGGCCCCCGCGCGCAGGCCAAGGCGCACGCGGAGCCGAAGCTCGGCACGAGCTCCGAGCCGGCCACCCTCGCCATGGGCGTCGCCAAGCGCATGCAGCCGGACACGATGCCCACGCCGACCACCTCGCCGCCGCTCGCGCCCCACGCCGTCGCGGCGTACGCGTCGTCCGGCACGCCCCCGCAGCTCCTGCCCTCGCGCGGCGGCGGCCCCCTCTCGCCCGCCGCGAGCCCGCACGGCGCGTCGCGCCCCACGCCGCAACAGCTCGACCGGCCCGAGATCGTCTCGCCCATCGAGATCGCGAAGGACACGTTCTGGGTCGGCAAGCGTGATCCGAAGAGCATCTTCCACGCGAACCCGTACCTGCGCATCTTCCGCCCCAAGCCCGGCTTCGAGCAGGCGGGTCCGTTCCACATGCTCGTCGACCCCGGATCGAGCTCGGACTTCGCCGTCGTCTCGGCCAAGATCGGCACGCTCATCGGCGGGATGAACAAGCTCTCGGCGCTGTACATCAACCACCAGGACCCGGACGTCGGCTCGAGCGCCGCCGTGATCTCGGCCCGCTACGCGCCCGGCGCCTCGATCGTCTGCTCGGAGTCGACCTGGCGCCTCATCGTGCACTTCAACCTGCCGCCCGAGCGATACATCGACACGGCCCGCTTCCCGCGCGGCTTCGACGTGCCCACGGGCCACACGATGCTGCCCGTCCCGAGCCCCTTCTGCCACTTCCGCGGCGCCGTGATGCTCTACGACCCGGAGACACGCGTGCTCTTCACGGGCGACCTCTTCGGCGGCCTCACGCCAATCGAGGCGCGCGGGCTCTGGGCCGACGAGAGCGACTGGCCCGGCATCCGCGCCTTCCACCAGACGTACATGCCGACGAACCGCGTGCTCGTCCGCGCGATGGACGCCATCCGCGCCCTCGATCCGCCGGTCGAGATCATCGCCCCGCAGCACGGCCGCCTCCTGCGCGGCGCCCTGCTCCACCGCTACATCGAGCGGATCGCGCGCCTGCCCGTGGGCCTCGACATCCTCGACGACGTCACCGACGAGGAGACACTCACGGCCTGGAACAGCGTGCTCCGCCGCGTCGTCCGCACGGCCCGCATGGTCCTCGGCCGCGAGGCCGACGATCTGCTCCAGCAGCACGAGGACCTGCGCGACACGCTCCAGATGAGCGGCGACGACGTGCGCCTCGCCTCCCTCGGCCGCTGGACGCTCGGCGCCGTGGTCGAGGCCCTCACGGTCGGACAAACCCCGACCATCGCCAACCCGATCAAGCTCGAGGCGGTCCTCGCCTGCGAGGAGCTCGAGCTGCCCTCGCCCGACATCCGGATCGAGGACGCCGAGTCGTCCGATCAGATCGGCGGCTGACGTTCACACGTCCGCGGGCGGCAGCGCCGGCACCGAGGGCCGCGCGCTCGAGCGCGGCGCGTGCGCGTCGACGCCCTCCGGGTGGAAACAAGCCACGCGGTGGTGGCTGCCGGGCACGAGCTCCGTGAGCTCCGGCGCCTCGACGTCGCAGCGCCCCGGCTCCGACTTCGGGCAACGGGACTGGAACACGCAGCCGCGCGGCGGTTCGAGCGGGCGCGGCGGCTCGCCATGGAGCACGCGCCTCGGCCGCGGATCACCGTCCTCGCGCGGCAGCGCCCCGAAGAGCGCGCGCGTGTACGGATGGAGCCTCCGCTCCGACACCTCGCGCGCCGGGCCCATCTCCACGATGCGGCCGAGGTACATCACCGCGATGCGGTGGCTCATGTAGCCCACCACGCGCAGGTCGTGCGAGATGAACAGGTAGCTCACCGAGAGCTCGTCCTGCAGCCGCTCGAGCAGGTTGAGGATCTGCGCCTGCACCGACACGTCGAGCGCGCTCGTCGGTTCGTCGCAGACCACGAAGTCGGGCCGCACCGCGAGCGCCCGCGCGATGGCGATCCGCTGCCGCTGCCCGCCCGAGAATTCGCTCGGGTACCGATCGAGCGACGCGGGCCCGAGCCCCACCTTCGTGACCATCTCGAGGACGGTCTCGTCCGCCTCGCGCGTGGTCTTCGCGAGCCGGAGCGCCGCGATCCCTTCGCCGACGATCTCGCGCACCGTCAAGCGCGGGTTCAAGGACGAGTACGGGTCCTGAAAGACGATCTGCATGCGCCGGCGCAGCGGTCGGAGCGCGCGCTCGGAGAGGCGCGTGATGTCCTGCCCGTCGAAGACGATGCGCCCGAGCGTGGGCTCGACGAGGCGCAGCACCGTGCGCCCGAGCGTGCTCTTGCCGCAACCCGACTCGCCCACGAGCCCCAGCGTCTCGCCGGGCCGGATGTAGAAGCTCACGCCGTCGACCGCGTGCAGGAACTTCGTCGCCTTGAAGAGGCCCTGCCGGACCGGGAACAAGGTCGAGAGCTTCTCGACCTGGAGCAGCGGCTTGGTCGAGCGCGGTTTGTCCGGTCCGCTCACGCCGCGCCTCCTCCCGGCTCTGCCGCCCGCTCGTGCAGGAAACACCGGACCGACGCGGGCGGGCGCGAGGAGACGAAGAGCGGCGGCGCCTCCTCGCGGCACCGATCCATCACGTCCGGGCAACGCGGCGCGAAGCGGCATCCGCGGGGAGCGCTCCCCGGATCCGGCAGTGATCCTTCGATCGTCGGCAGGGCCTTGCGCTTCTCGCCGCGCTTCCGGAACGAGCCCGCGGGCGGCACGCTACGCACGAGGGCCTGCGTGTACGGGTGCCGCGGCGACGCGAGCACCCGCGAAGGTGGCCCCGTCTCGACCACCTGCCCCGCGTAAAGCACCACGATCTCGTGCGCGATCTCCGCGACGAACGGCAGATCGTGGGTGATCACGAGCAAGCTCATCCCGAGCTCGCGCGCCTGGTCGGCGAGCAGGGCCATGATCTGCGCGCGTAGCGCCATGTCGAGCGCGCTCGTGGGTTCGTCCGCGACGAGCAGCCGCGGCGGCGCGGCGAGCGCCATCGCCAGGAGCACCCGCTGCCGCATGCCCCCGCTGAGCTCGTGCGGGTAGCTGTCGAAGCGCTCGGCGGGGTGGGACAAACCCACCTTGCGCAGGAGCTCGATCGCGCGGGTCTTCGCCTCCTTGAGGGACATGCGCTCCTGCAGGCGGATCGCCTCCATGACCTGCGCGCCCACCGAGTAGACGGGCGTGAGCGCCGTCAGCGGCTCCTGGAACACCATGCCGATCTTGCCGCCGCGCACCCGCTGCATCGCGCGCTCCGGGAGCCGGAGCAGGTCTTCGCCCTGGAAGACGATCGCGCCGCGATCGATCTGCGCGCTCGGCGCGGGCAAGAGGCGCAGGATCGACAGCGCCGTCGCCGTCTTGCCGCAGCCCGACTCGCCCACGAGCCCGACGGTCTTGCCTTGCGGGACGTCGAACGAGACGCCGTCGAGCGCCTGCACGCGGGTTCCCTCGGCGGTCGCGAACGAGACGGCGAGGTCGCGGACCGAGAGGAGCGGCTCGCCGGTCGTCACCGGACGTAGACCTCGAGGCGCGGGCCCCGCTTCTCCACGACGCCGAGCGAGATCGTGACCCCGCGCGGATCCGCGTCGTCCGCGAGCACCGCGAGGCCGTGCTCCTCGCCCGTCCTCTGCGCCCAGCGCTTCACCACGTGTGTCACGTCGAACCGGATCGGGCTCGGGGACGTCACGAAGACCGTGCCCGCCTTCTCGGCCACGTCGAGCCGCGGGCTCCGGCCCCACGAGACGAAATCGTCGCGCCAGGGCTCGAGGATCCGCGCGATCGAGAGGGGCACGGGCTCGGTGGGTGGCTCGGACGACGTCGCCGTCTCCAGCACGAGGAACGCCGACGCGACCTCCCCCGCGTGGGCGACGGGCACCTCGAAGCGGAGCAGGAGCGACGTCTCCCCGGCCGCGCGGCTCCCGAGCGAGACCACCTCCGGCAGCGCCTCCCCGCCGCCGCTCGGCCCCTTCGACGAGACGACCGCGACCGCGTCCGGGAAGAGCAGGAGGCGGCGCGCGTCCATCGCGGCGAAGGACGTGTCCTTTTTCGGCCGACAGCGGCCGACCACGCAGATGTCACCCGCGGCGGCGCAGGGCACGTCCGCGGCGCAGAGCGGCGGGCCGGGTGGCGTCTGCACGCAGCCGAGCGGCAAAAGGGCGAGCAGCACGGCGAAGGGCGGGCGAGCGATCCACACGACGGCCCCGGGACCCTAGCAAAAGTGCCGTCCCGCTCCCACCACGGAAAAGGTTCGTCACCCCTCCGGCGAAGGGAGCGGCGCCGGCGGCGGCGACCACCGGGTGATTCGGTAAATCTTGTCCCCGTCGGGAGGACAATCGCCGCGGCCGTCGCAATTGCTCGTGGTCACGTAGAGCGCCCCGTCGGGCCCCGTCACCACGTCCCGCAGCCGCCCGAGCCCCGTCGGCCCGTTGCCCTGGAAATACACCTCGTGGTGCTCGACCCGCCGCGGATCGTCCCGCGCGAAGCTCACGCGGTGCAGGTGCTGCGAGCCGAGCGTCGCCACGATCAGGCTCCCTTTCCACTCGCGAATGGCGTCCCCCTCGTAAAGCACGGCCCCGCCCGGCGGCGTCGCCTGCTCGAAGACCAACGACGGCGCCGTCACCCCGAGCGCCACCTCGCAGCCGTAATACGTGGGCCAGCCGAGATCGTCGCCCGCCTTCGCCCGCGTGATCTCGTCGTGCCCCTCCCGGCCCATCTCCCCGCTCGGCCCGTGATCCGCGACGAGCACCTCCCCGCTCGGCGCGAACGCGAAGGCCTGCACGTTCCGCGCGCCGCTCAGGTACACGAGGCTCCGGCGCGTGGGGTTGTCCGCGGGGATCTCCCCGTCCCGCGTCATTCGCAAGAGCTTGCCGGCGAGGCTCTTCGGATCCCGCGCGAGCTCCGGGTGCTGCGCGTCCCCCGTCCCCACGTAAAGCATACCGTCCGGCCCGAAGCGGAGCCGTCCGCCATTGTGGAATCGACCCGCCGGGATCCCCGCGAGCAGCACCTTGTCACGCGTCGCGCTCGCGAGGTCCTCCGCGAGCCGATATCGCTCGATCTGATTCTCGGGCCCGTCCGGCCCGCGCATCGTGGCGTATGTATAAAAATAACGATTCTTGGAGAACTCGGGATCCACGACAATGCCGAGCAACCCGCCCTCCCCCTCCTCGACCGCGGGCAGGACGAGCAGGGGAGGCGTCAACGCGCCCTGGCGCAGCAGGCGGACGCGGCCCGGCCGCTCGGTCACGAGCAGGTCCCCGCTGGGCAAAAAGGCGAGCCCCCACGGCACTTCGAGCCCGTCCGCGACGGTCTCGGCCTTCAGAGCGGCGCCGCCGGGCGGGCGCGGGCTCGACGCCGGCACGAATGTGCATCGTGTGTCCACGCGTGGCGTATTGTTCGCCGAGCAGCCGGCCCCGAGCGCGCCGAGGGCCCCCCCGAGCAGCACCCCGGCGAGGCCGTACCAGGTCCTGGGAGAGGGTCCTCGAGGGCACACGCGCGGCATCGGGAGGGGCGCCTGCAAGCGGTAGGCCGCGTGCGCGCGTTCCGCCAGGTATCAGGCAAGGCCCTGGAACGAGGTTGCCATTCGAAGCGCTCGGGGCAGCGGAGCGCGGCCGAGCCGAGCGCGCGTGTGCGCCGGCGCCCTGCGCGGCGGGAGTGTTCGAGGGTTCGTCCTGTCGTCACCACGCGGCCGGCGCAGCCTTCGGGCGCGCCCTGCGCAGATACGGCAAACCGCGGAGTGCTTGTGATGTATCCTGGCCGGGGAACGTCACGATGCAGGATACAGCCGAGACGATCAAGGCGGTGTTTCGCGACCGGTACGAGCTCCTCGATCAGCTCGGGGAGGGCGGGTTTGGCACGGTGTACAAGGCGCGGCAGCTCGCGACCGGGCAATCCGTGGCCATCAAGGTGCTGCGCCTGCCGGAGACCGACGGCTCGCAGGCGCAGGCGAAGCGGATCGCTCGTTTCCAGCGCGAGATGCAGATCTGCGCGCAGATGCACCACCCCAACATCGTCCGCCTCATGGACTCGGGGCAAGCCGCCGATGGCATCGTTTACTCCGTCTTCGCCTTCGTACCCGGGAAGAACCTCGCGGAGGTGATCGCCGAGGAGGGCCGCCTCGATCCGTTCGAGGTCCGGCACTTCATGACGCAGATCCTCGACGCGCTCGCGTGCTCGCACGCCCAGGGCGTGGTCCACCGCGACCTCAAGCCCGCCAACATCATGATCATCCCCACCGGCGCGCGAAGGAACGCGGTCGTGCTCGATTTCGGCATCGGCGCGCTCACGCAGGAGGCGCGGCGCGAGGACAAAGAGCGCCTGACGGTGAGCAACGAGTCGATCGGCACGCCCTCCTACGCGGCGCCGGAGCAGCTCCTCGGCCAGCCCCCGACGCCGCAGTCCGACCTCTACGCCTGGGGCCTGGTCTTCCTCGAGTGCCTCACGGGCAAGCGCGTCGTCGACGGCGCGACCCTCGCCGAGGTCGTGTTCAAGCAGCTCTCTCCCGATCCCATCCCGATCCCCGACTACATCGCCGATCACCGGCTCGGGAGGATCCTCCGGCGCGTGACCTCGAAGAACCCCGAGGCGCGCGACGCCGCGGCCCAGCCGCTCATGCGCGAGCTCGAGGCGTGCGACATGAGCGGGCTGCGCCAGCGGACCGGGCCCGTGCAGATCACGCCGGCGGCCCCGGACGCGGCGACGGCGACGATCAACATGCCAAACGCCGCGTACCGACCCAGCCCCCCGTCACAGCGGCTCGTCGAGGGCGAGCGCCGGCAGATCACCGCGTTGTGCTGCAGCCTCAGCGCGGCGGGCGTGGGGCCGAGGGCGGCCGACGTGGAGGAGCTCGATCAGATCCTCGGCGTGCACCAGGAGGCGTGCACGGAGATCGCCCGCCGCTTCGAGGGCCACGTAGCGGGCGCGCTGGGCGACGCGGTGCTCTTCTACTTCGGCTACCCCGCGGCCCGCGAGGACGACGCCCGGCGCGCGGCGCGCGCGGCCCTCGCGATGGCCGCGGAGATCCGCCGGCGCAGCCCCGCGCTGCTCGCCGAGCGCAAGGCGCGCGTCGACCTGCGCATCGGCATCCATACGGGCCTCGTGGTCGCGCGCGAGCTGCGTGATCCCACCCCCACCACCGGCCTCGGCTACGTGATGGGCACGACGCCCAAGCTCGCCACGCGCCTCTCCGGCCTCGCGAAGGCCGGGACCATCCTCCTCAGCGGCAGCACGCAGCGCCTTCTCCGCAAGCAGTTCCTCCTCGAGGAGTACGGCGTACGCGCCGTCGACGACAGCACCGCGCCGGTGGAGACCTTCGTGCTGCGCGAGGGCGATCCGTCGTCGGGCGTGCGCGACATGCCGCTCGTCGGCCGCGAGCGCGAGCTCGCGACGCTGCTCGATCTCTTCACGCGGACCCGCGGCGGCGCCGGGCAAGCGGCGCTCGTGAGCGGCGAGCCGGGCATCGGCAAATCGCGCCTCGCCCGCGAGCTCGACGAGCGGCTCGGCAGCGAGGCGCGCACCTGGCTCGAGTGCCGCTGCACGCCGGACAGCGTGAACAGCGCCTTTTACCCCATCGTCGACCTGCTCGATCGCCTGCTCGATCCGCAGCGCGAGGGCGGGTCGGAGGTCCGGCTCGGCAAGCTCGAGGCGCTGCTCTCGTTGCACGGCTTCGACCTCTCCGAGGTGATGCCGCTCTTCGCGCCGCTCCTGTCGATGTCGCTGCCGAGCAAGTGGGCGCCGCTCGACGTCTCGCCGCAGAAGCAGCGCGAGCTGACGCGCAACGCGGTGCTCTCGTTGCTCTTCGAGATGAGCGAGAAGGAGCCCGTCGTCCTCGCGATCGAGGACCTGCACTGGGCCGATCCGAGCACGGTCGAGCTGCTCGGCCAGCTCGTCGCCGAGGTGGGCTCCGCGCGCGTGCTCGCGCTCTTCACGGCGCGGCCCGAGTTCACGCCGCCGTGGCCCTCGAACGCCGCGCTCCAGATCCAGCTCGGCCGCCTGGGCAAGCCGGAGATCGAGCAGATGGCGGCGAAGGTGACGGGCGGCCGCGGGTTGCCCGCGGAGGTGCTCGAGCAGATCACGAACCGCACCGACGGCGTGCCGCTCTTCGTGGAGGAGCTCATCCTGGCGATGATCGAGGCCGGCACGCTGGTCGAGCGCGAAGACCGTTACGTGCTCGCGCGACCGCTCTCCGAGCACTCCATCCCGAGCACGCTACGCGACTCGCTGATGGCGCGCCTCGATCGGATCGGCGGCGCCAAGGAGACGGCGCAGGTCGCCGCCGCGATCGGCCGGGAGTTCACGTTCGAGCTCTTGCGCGAGGTGAGCGCGCTCGACCCGGCGGAGGTGCAGGAGCACCTGGACAAACTCGTCGCGGCGGAGCTCGCTTACCGCAAGCGGAGGCTCAAGAACCCGGCGTACCTGTTCAAGCACGCGCTCGTGCGCGACGCGGCGTACGACTCGATGCTGAAGCGATCGCGGCAGGGGGTGCACGCGCGGATCACGAAGGCGCTCGAGGAGAAGTTCCCCAGCGTGGTGAACGACCGGCCGGATCTGCTGGCACATCACCACGCGGCGGCGGAGCAGAAGCGGGAGGCGATCGGGTATGCGCAGAAGGCGACCATGAGCGCGCTTCAGCGCTCGTCGTTCGCAGAAGCCACGAGCCAGGCTCGGGATGCGCTTTCATGGGTGGACGCCATTGAAGCACCGGAAGAGCGTGCCCAGACCGAGCTGGGCTTGAACGGCATGCTCACCATGGGGCTGATGGCTCGCCAGGGTTATGCGTCGCCCGAGGTCGCGACGACGCTCGCGCGCTCCCAGGAATTGCTTGATACCCTGGGCGACGGCCCCCACTCGATGCCGACCTTGTGGGCGCTTTTCATGTACCACCACCTGCGCGGCTATCGCTTGAAGGCGCGCGCGCTCGCGGAGCGTATGCTCACCTTCGCCGAGCGCACACAGGATGTCGGTCACGAGCTGGCCACGCTTTGCCTGCTCGCCCAGGCGCTGCTCACCGAGGGCAAGTTCGAGGAGGGGCGGCGGCAGATCGACCGCGCGCTGCCGCTCTATGAGCCCGCCGCGCACCGCGGACATGCATTCATGTTCGGCCTCGACTCCCGCGTGTACGCCCACATGACACAGGCCAACCTGCTCTGGTTCCTCGGATACCCCGAACAAGCCATACGCCACGGCCAGGCCGCGGTGGATTGGGGCCGCGAGGTGAAGCACAACGAGAGCTACCTGGCCGCCCTCTTCTACCTGGCAGCCATTCATTTCTGGCAGCTCGAGCGCGACAGGGCGATGGAGCTGACGGAGACCGTCCTGGAAATATCCGAACGGTATGGCCTCGGTATGCTTCAGAGCTATGGAAACATCTTCCGGAGCTGGGTCAAGCGCGACGCCGAAGCTGCCGGGCGCCTCGTCGCCAATCTCCGCGCGGCGGGACAGGAGTGCGGAATGTCGGCATGGAGCGCCCTCTGCGCGGAGCTCGAGATCGAGGTCGGCCAGTGCGATGCCGCGCTCGCGCGGCTGGAAGCCACGCTGCGGCAAGGCGAGGAGAGCTCGGAGCTCTACTACAAGGCCGAGCTACTGCGCCTCAAGGGTGCGTGCTTGCTCGCGCGAGACGCGAGCGCGGAGCGCGCCGCCGAGGATTGCTTCCGGCAGGCCATCGCGGTCGCTCAGCTGCAAAGCGCGAGGATGCTCGAGCTGAAGGCCAGCACCGCGCTGGCAAGGCTGCTCCGCCAGCGCGGCGACATCGACGCGGCAAAAGAGGCCATTCGCCCTATCTACGCGTGGTTCTCCGAGGGGCACGACACGCCGCTGCTCCGTGAGGCGCGCGAATTGCTGGATTAGCTGCCCATGGCGCCGGCAGACGCCGGCGCTGGACGGCTGCGCCTCAGGCCCTGCTCGCGAGGAAGGCGTCTGCGGGCCTCTCGGGCATCGGATCCGGGTTCGGATCGGGATCATCACCGGGATCCCAGACGAACGCGCCCCTCACCGGCGGCGTCGCCGCGTGGCTCTCCCCCTGGAGGCGGCGCTCGATGAGCGCCTGCTCGGCGGGCGAAAGCCCGGCCTCCGCCATGACCTTCGCCGGATCCCGCAGCAGCGCCTCGAATTTGAAGGGATCGACGCTCAGCTGCGTGAGCAAGTCGAAGAGATGCGCCGACCTGGCTTCTCCCATTTCATTCATTTCTTCACCTCTTTCCCCGACGTGTCCTCTACGCAGTCCTTGCCCGAGATGAGCGCGTGGTAGACCGGTGACATTTCATCACCCGCCGCGTCCTTGTTCTTCAATGCTTGCCAGACCGGATCGTTGTGGGCAATGAATAGCGTCTCCATGTTCTGCTTCCCGAGCAGCAGTCGAAGCATATCCGCGGCCTGCTTCGGCTCGCCCCTCGCGTAGTAGAGGCCGGAGATCATGAGGACGTTGATGTTGAGCAGGGTCCAGAGCCGATCGAGCGCAAGATCGCTGGCGCCCTTCGCGTTCGCGCTCCCCGTTCGGTGGAGGCTCTGCGCGATGAAATAGAGCACGAGGATGTCCTCGGGGTCGACCTGACGCGTCAGCCACCCCTGGACCAAGGCCTCCTTGTATTGGCCTCCATAATACAGGAGCTCGGCCATTGCCCTGTGCTGGTGCAGATCGTGGTTCACGTTGCGCTGCATGGCCAGCCCCATCAGCGCTTGCGCCTTCGTGAAATCCTCATTGGTCGCGTGCAGGAGGGCGTGGAAAGCGATGGCCCAGGCGTACGCGCCGTTCAGCTCGGCGGCCTTCTCGAAGCACCTGGACCCCTCGCTGAAGTGACGCCCTGCATCGCCGCTCATGCCGGGCATCCTCTTGTAGATGAAGCTCGCGACCGCGTGCATTGCCCCCTTGTGTGCATAAGCCCAGGCGTAACCGCTGGACTGCTTGATCGCCTCGGCGAAGGACGCGAGCGACCTGTCGATCTCTTGCTCGATCCTCGGCAGGTTCTCCTCGATCCACGGAAGGCTATCGCGCACGTAGACGCGGTGCGCCTCTCCCTTCTGTGCGAAAGCCCAGGGGTAGCGTCCCCTGCGCATCTCGATCGCCAGGTCGAGATCGGCGATGGCGCCTCGATGATCGCCGAGCGCCGCCCTCGCGGCTCCGCGATGCGCGAGGCTCCAGGAATCGTTCGCGTTGTGCGCGAGCCACGCCGTGAAGCAATCGATCGCGTCTGCATAAAGGCCGCTCGTACGGAGCATCTCGGCCTGCTGCGGTGAGCCCTTCCTCTTGTCAATCTCGTCGTTCACAGGGAATGCCTCCTTGTTCTATATGATGAAGATCAGGCGCGGGAAAGGTGCTTCCGGTCAGGCTCGTCCGTCAGCGCGGCCATGCCCAGCCGCGCGATCATCCGTGCGTCGAGCGGAGCTCGCTCGAGGGGCGGCACGTGGAGCGTCGAGAGCTCCGACACGGACGTCTCTTCGAGTCGACCGAGCGTGATCCGCTCGATCCTGGGCGGATCGACGGGGTGAACGGACGCCTCGTAGATCACGGCCTCATGAGTCGCCGGAAACTGGCTGCACAGCAGCTCGCCGAGAGCGGAGAGTCCACGCCGGATCCGCTCCCTGTCGGAGGGGTCGAATGGACCGAGGTTCCCGATCCCGCCAATCTGACAGAGAATTAGCGACGTGTGGATGTCAAATTGACGCGGGCGCGTCAGAAAGCTCGTCGCTTCGAAGACCTGCCAGCCGTCGTGCCCAGGATCGAGCCCAAGATCGGCGATCAAGCAGTCGAGTGAGGACACACCGGGCAACATGCGCGCAGAGAACCCTTCGCTGCGCGCGCGACGAACGGCCTCGTGCCCGGGAAACGTGAGAAAGCCCGGATGCCCATAGAAGACCGCGCACACTTGTCGTCCCAGCCGTACCTCGCTCAGGATGCGCTCCACCATGTCGCTATAGATCTGCCTGCGAGGACGTCCATCCAGCGGATACGGAAG contains the following coding sequences:
- a CDS encoding TOMM system kinase/cyclase fusion protein, producing MQDTAETIKAVFRDRYELLDQLGEGGFGTVYKARQLATGQSVAIKVLRLPETDGSQAQAKRIARFQREMQICAQMHHPNIVRLMDSGQAADGIVYSVFAFVPGKNLAEVIAEEGRLDPFEVRHFMTQILDALACSHAQGVVHRDLKPANIMIIPTGARRNAVVLDFGIGALTQEARREDKERLTVSNESIGTPSYAAPEQLLGQPPTPQSDLYAWGLVFLECLTGKRVVDGATLAEVVFKQLSPDPIPIPDYIADHRLGRILRRVTSKNPEARDAAAQPLMRELEACDMSGLRQRTGPVQITPAAPDAATATINMPNAAYRPSPPSQRLVEGERRQITALCCSLSAAGVGPRAADVEELDQILGVHQEACTEIARRFEGHVAGALGDAVLFYFGYPAAREDDARRAARAALAMAAEIRRRSPALLAERKARVDLRIGIHTGLVVARELRDPTPTTGLGYVMGTTPKLATRLSGLAKAGTILLSGSTQRLLRKQFLLEEYGVRAVDDSTAPVETFVLREGDPSSGVRDMPLVGRERELATLLDLFTRTRGGAGQAALVSGEPGIGKSRLARELDERLGSEARTWLECRCTPDSVNSAFYPIVDLLDRLLDPQREGGSEVRLGKLEALLSLHGFDLSEVMPLFAPLLSMSLPSKWAPLDVSPQKQRELTRNAVLSLLFEMSEKEPVVLAIEDLHWADPSTVELLGQLVAEVGSARVLALFTARPEFTPPWPSNAALQIQLGRLGKPEIEQMAAKVTGGRGLPAEVLEQITNRTDGVPLFVEELILAMIEAGTLVEREDRYVLARPLSEHSIPSTLRDSLMARLDRIGGAKETAQVAAAIGREFTFELLREVSALDPAEVQEHLDKLVAAELAYRKRRLKNPAYLFKHALVRDAAYDSMLKRSRQGVHARITKALEEKFPSVVNDRPDLLAHHHAAAEQKREAIGYAQKATMSALQRSSFAEATSQARDALSWVDAIEAPEERAQTELGLNGMLTMGLMARQGYASPEVATTLARSQELLDTLGDGPHSMPTLWALFMYHHLRGYRLKARALAERMLTFAERTQDVGHELATLCLLAQALLTEGKFEEGRRQIDRALPLYEPAAHRGHAFMFGLDSRVYAHMTQANLLWFLGYPEQAIRHGQAAVDWGREVKHNESYLAALFYLAAIHFWQLERDRAMELTETVLEISERYGLGMLQSYGNIFRSWVKRDAEAAGRLVANLRAAGQECGMSAWSALCAELEIEVGQCDAALARLEATLRQGEESSELYYKAELLRLKGACLLARDASAERAAEDCFRQAIAVAQLQSARMLELKASTALARLLRQRGDIDAAKEAIRPIYAWFSEGHDTPLLREARELLD
- a CDS encoding tetratricopeptide repeat protein, whose protein sequence is MNDEIDKRKGSPQQAEMLRTSGLYADAIDCFTAWLAHNANDSWSLAHRGAARAALGDHRGAIADLDLAIEMRRGRYPWAFAQKGEAHRVYVRDSLPWIEENLPRIEQEIDRSLASFAEAIKQSSGYAWAYAHKGAMHAVASFIYKRMPGMSGDAGRHFSEGSRCFEKAAELNGAYAWAIAFHALLHATNEDFTKAQALMGLAMQRNVNHDLHQHRAMAELLYYGGQYKEALVQGWLTRQVDPEDILVLYFIAQSLHRTGSANAKGASDLALDRLWTLLNINVLMISGLYYARGEPKQAADMLRLLLGKQNMETLFIAHNDPVWQALKNKDAAGDEMSPVYHALISGKDCVEDTSGKEVKK
- a CDS encoding SAM-dependent methyltransferase, with the protein product MGNEGSLLVVGTGIQWGGQTTIAARHAIEKAERVLFVVADPWASQWVLSLNPRAEQLPYPLDGRPRRQIYSDMVERILSEVRLGRQVCAVFYGHPGFLTFPGHEAVRRARSEGFSARMLPGVSSLDCLIADLGLDPGHDGWQVFEATSFLTRPRQFDIHTSLILCQIGGIGNLGPFDPSDRERIRRGLSALGELLCSQFPATHEAVIYEASVHPVDPPRIERITLGRLEETSVSELSTLHVPPLERAPLDARMIARLGMAALTDEPDRKHLSRA